One window of the Triticum dicoccoides isolate Atlit2015 ecotype Zavitan chromosome 3B, WEW_v2.0, whole genome shotgun sequence genome contains the following:
- the LOC119276254 gene encoding uncharacterized protein LOC119276254 codes for MPKDRSSRSVSHEGCRSRVSPYKLRSGSRRSEEAAAAAAAAAAKQAAEWEEVRCPVCMDHPHNAVMLVCSSHEKGCRPFICDTSYRHSNCLDQYRKASKESSKDSGAAECAECQQPVKLACPLCRGPVSHWTKDYDARKFMNSKDRACTMESCEFKGAYNQLRKHAREDHPAVRPTEVDPNRQRDWHRMEQQRDLGDLFSMLRSGISGREDGVGVSEGDEGVSERSLHATSITMVFIVRSGRSILHYTDGEIPGRRSRTILLVGEPRGEASRGGGSSGNGDAEATTTDNEETDLAMSTQASAGSQEDAGEADGDPAQ; via the coding sequence ATGCCAAAGGACAGGAGCTCCCGTTCAGTCTCGCATGAGGGCTGCCGATCTCGTGTCTCGCCATACAAGTTGCGGAGTGGTTCTCGCAGGTCAGAggaggctgctgctgccgccgctgctgcAGCAGCAAAGCAGGCTGCCGAATGGGAGGAAGTTCGCTGTCCTGTGTGCATGGATCACCCTCATAATGCTGTTATGCTTGTCTGCTCGTCACATGAGAAAGGCTGCCGCCCTTTCATTTGCGACACAAGCTACAGACACTCCAATTGCCTCGATCAGTACCGCAAAGCCTCCAAGGAGTCCTCTAAGGATTCAGGGGCAGCAGAATGCGCTGAGTGCCAGCAGCCAGTTAAACTGGCATGTCCATTATGCCGTGGGCCAGTCAGCCATTGGACCAAGGATTATGATGCACGGAAGTTCATGAATTCTAAGGATCGAGCATGCACCATGGAGTCATGTGAGTTCAAGGGTGCATACAACCAGTTGAGGAAGCACGCTAGGGAGGATCATCCTGCGGTACGACCAACGGAGGTGGACCCCAATCGACAGCGAGACTGGCATAGGATGGAGCAGCAGCGTGATCTTGGGGATTTGTTCAGCATGCTGCGTTCGGGGATCAGTGGCAGAGAAGATGGGGTTGGAGTCAGTGAAGGCGACGAGGGCGTCAGTGAGAGATCCTTGCACGCCACGTCCATAACGATGGTCTTCATTGTGCGGTCAGGCAGGTCCATCCTACACTACACAGACGGGGAAATCCCAGGTCGTCGATCAAGAACAATTCTTCTAGTTGGGGAGCCTCGTGGTGAAGCCTCCCGAGGAGGAGGATCAAGCGGCAATGGTGATGCTGAGGCCACTACTACCGACAATGAGGAAACTGACCTGGCAATGTCAACACAGGCATCTGCTGGTTCTCAGGAAGATGCTGGAGAAGCTGATGGCGATCCTGCGCAGTGA